A part of Desulfurococcaceae archaeon genomic DNA contains:
- the hflX gene encoding GTPase HflX, whose translation MKVLVAIPKKYAPFLEEELALVRTVYNDIVDYFVVGNTNTKAYLPLDKTKELKGVDFDKLVVMDKLKPSQLVNLARELRKEVVDRILIILEIFANHAGSREALLQIELARLKYTLPLVKEAIRYAKLGELHGFLGAGRYGYEKYYLVLKRKEARVRRELEKLREVRSTRRKARREAGLPHVAIVGYTCAGKTSLFNALTGLSKPVGPEPFTTLTPKAYRVEYKGLSFIVTDTVGFIRDIPPEVIESFYATLEEVVEADIVVDVVDASKRLSDVIAEVEIGKEILRRIGAYSKPVIYALNKVDRVGSIGLVLAEVSKHVREQQDDVVAISCTKRINIDLLLDKMYQKLKSRGLRRREAEDIRA comes from the coding sequence TTGAAGGTCCTAGTAGCCATCCCCAAGAAGTACGCTCCCTTCCTCGAAGAGGAACTAGCACTCGTAAGGACCGTTTACAACGATATAGTGGATTACTTCGTCGTCGGGAACACTAATACGAAGGCCTACTTACCGCTGGACAAGACGAAGGAGTTAAAGGGCGTGGATTTCGACAAGCTCGTAGTAATGGACAAGCTCAAGCCATCCCAACTCGTAAACCTTGCACGGGAACTCAGGAAGGAGGTCGTCGACAGGATACTGATCATACTGGAGATCTTCGCCAACCACGCAGGTTCTAGAGAGGCCCTACTCCAAATAGAGCTGGCGAGGCTAAAGTACACGCTCCCGCTGGTAAAAGAGGCCATAAGGTACGCTAAGCTAGGTGAACTGCACGGTTTCCTGGGCGCTGGCAGGTACGGGTACGAGAAGTACTACCTGGTGCTCAAGCGGAAAGAAGCTAGAGTAAGGCGGGAGTTGGAGAAACTGCGCGAAGTGAGAAGTACGAGGAGAAAGGCTAGGAGAGAGGCTGGCTTGCCGCACGTCGCGATCGTCGGGTACACGTGTGCTGGCAAGACAAGCCTGTTCAACGCGTTAACGGGGCTTTCCAAGCCCGTAGGCCCTGAACCGTTTACGACCTTGACCCCCAAGGCTTACCGCGTGGAGTACAAAGGCCTAAGCTTCATAGTTACCGACACGGTAGGCTTCATAAGGGACATACCTCCCGAGGTCATAGAGTCCTTCTACGCCACGCTCGAAGAAGTGGTCGAGGCAGATATAGTAGTGGACGTGGTGGACGCGTCTAAGAGGCTCAGTGACGTGATCGCAGAGGTGGAAATCGGTAAAGAAATACTTAGGAGAATCGGCGCCTACAGTAAGCCAGTAATATACGCCCTCAACAAGGTAGACCGGGTAGGGTCCATAGGCTTGGTGCTAGCGGAGGTGTCGAAGCACGTAAGGGAGCAACAGGACGACGTGGTGGCCATCTCCTGCACTAAGAGGATAAACATAGACCTCCTACTCGATAAAATGTACCAAAAGCTGAAGAGCAGGGGGTTGCGACGCCGTGAGGCAGAAGATATACGTGCTTAG
- a CDS encoding tRNA (cytidine(56)-2'-O)-methyltransferase (catalyzes the S-adenosyl-methionine-dependent 2'-O-ribose methylation of C56 in tRNA transcripts) encodes MRQKIYVLRYGHRPGRDKRVTTHVALVARAFGAHGFLLADVVDEVVYRALAKVLETWGGSMHFEMGVSSVEYCKRWKADGGLIVHLTMYGLHVDDVLEDIKRDPRDVLVVVGARKVPRFFYEIADYNVAIGHQPHSEIAALAVFLDRLNEGRELHLEFTNAKIKVIPSPRGKLVKRLK; translated from the coding sequence GTGAGGCAGAAGATATACGTGCTTAGATATGGGCACAGGCCTGGACGAGACAAGAGGGTCACTACACACGTTGCACTGGTCGCTAGGGCTTTTGGCGCTCACGGCTTCTTACTTGCCGACGTGGTCGACGAGGTGGTCTACAGGGCTCTAGCAAAGGTTTTAGAGACGTGGGGGGGAAGCATGCACTTCGAGATGGGCGTTAGCTCGGTGGAGTACTGTAAAAGGTGGAAAGCAGACGGCGGGTTAATAGTGCACCTGACAATGTACGGTCTTCACGTAGATGACGTCTTAGAAGATATTAAGAGGGATCCCCGCGACGTGCTCGTAGTCGTGGGGGCTAGGAAAGTGCCCAGGTTCTTCTACGAAATTGCCGATTACAACGTCGCAATCGGCCACCAGCCACACTCCGAAATCGCAGCATTAGCTGTGTTCTTGGACAGACTCAACGAAGGCAGGGAGTTACACTTGGAGTTCACTAATGCTAAAATAAAGGTAATACCTTCACCTAGAGGAAAGCTCGTGAAAAGGCTTAAGTAA
- a CDS encoding proteasome-activating nucleotidase, translating to MSGDFKGSENVDDKNVSALIENDEDYVRYLETKVKYLEEERKKLLLKLEYYRSEIEKLLSPPLIEAYLEYMLTDNKAVVKSSSGPSLVVYVADTVDKSKLRPGARVALNQRGSVIVDVLPEYSDPYVQLMEVIEKPSVRYSDIGGLEEQIREIREVVELPLKHPELFEELGIEPPKGVLLYGPPGCGKTLLARAVAAESSAVFVSLVASELVQKYIGEGARIVRELFVLARRKAPAVIFIDEIDAIASKRLEIGTSGEREVQRTLMQLLAELDGFKPLDRVKVIAATNRIDILDPAILRPGRLDRIIEIPLPDRKGRIEIFKIHMRKLKVADSIDYELLAELSEGFSGAEIRLAITEAGYRALREGRRRVTLSDLISGIEKVKVKKELRGLQSQTYGERRPVYIL from the coding sequence ATGAGTGGTGATTTCAAGGGTTCCGAGAACGTTGATGACAAGAACGTGAGCGCCCTAATAGAGAACGACGAAGACTACGTGAGGTACCTCGAAACGAAGGTCAAGTACCTGGAAGAAGAGCGGAAAAAGCTCTTACTCAAACTAGAGTACTACCGGTCGGAGATAGAAAAGCTGCTTTCTCCACCGCTCATAGAGGCCTATCTAGAGTACATGCTAACAGATAACAAGGCTGTCGTTAAGAGTAGTAGTGGTCCCAGCCTAGTCGTCTACGTCGCGGACACTGTTGATAAGTCCAAGCTTAGACCGGGTGCGAGAGTTGCCCTTAACCAGCGGGGCTCGGTAATAGTCGACGTGCTTCCAGAGTACTCAGACCCATACGTGCAGTTAATGGAGGTCATCGAAAAACCGAGCGTCCGTTACAGCGATATCGGAGGGCTTGAGGAGCAGATTAGGGAAATACGCGAAGTTGTGGAACTCCCATTAAAGCACCCCGAGCTCTTCGAAGAGCTCGGCATAGAGCCCCCTAAAGGAGTACTACTTTACGGGCCACCGGGATGCGGGAAAACACTACTAGCAAGGGCCGTTGCAGCCGAGAGTAGTGCGGTGTTCGTATCGCTGGTAGCTAGCGAGCTCGTACAGAAGTACATTGGGGAGGGAGCTAGAATAGTGAGAGAGCTCTTCGTGCTCGCTAGGAGAAAAGCCCCCGCAGTAATTTTCATAGACGAGATAGACGCCATAGCCTCTAAAAGGCTGGAAATAGGGACGAGTGGGGAGAGGGAAGTTCAAAGAACGCTCATGCAGTTACTAGCAGAGCTCGACGGGTTCAAGCCCCTCGACAGGGTGAAGGTAATCGCCGCTACTAACAGAATAGACATACTAGACCCCGCCATTCTGAGGCCCGGTAGGCTAGACAGGATAATAGAGATACCTCTACCAGACAGGAAGGGGCGCATCGAGATCTTCAAAATACACATGAGAAAGCTAAAAGTAGCTGATAGCATAGACTACGAGCTCTTAGCCGAGCTCAGTGAGGGGTTTAGCGGTGCCGAGATAAGGCTAGCCATTACGGAAGCCGGTTACCGTGCCCTCAGGGAGGGGAGGAGACGCGTTACGTTGAGCGACCTGATCAGCGGCATTGAGAAGGTCAAGGTTAAAAAGGAGCTTAGAGGCCTGCAAAGCCAGACGTATGGAGAGAGGAGGCCTGTTTACATACTTT
- a CDS encoding multiprotein bridging factor aMBF1: protein MSYYCEMCGRELDRKEAKKAVVEGSILILCPSCYSRLSKQHVVREAPPSLARRTPTKTTNKQRGGVKSPVRRVEEYEVVEDYAIRVKAARERQGWPQEVLAQKAGESVNTIKRIEAGKLKPSIELAQRLERLLGIKLLEPVVEEPGVSSSKHKEEFLTIGDILSTEESKKKQHKGGN, encoded by the coding sequence ATGTCCTATTATTGCGAAATGTGCGGCAGAGAGCTAGACCGGAAAGAAGCCAAGAAGGCGGTAGTTGAAGGCTCCATTCTCATCCTCTGTCCCAGTTGCTACTCTAGGCTTTCAAAACAGCATGTAGTGAGGGAGGCCCCACCCTCCCTTGCCCGAAGGACCCCCACGAAGACTACAAATAAGCAGCGAGGTGGTGTAAAGAGCCCCGTAAGGCGGGTAGAGGAGTACGAAGTTGTCGAAGACTACGCCATCAGGGTTAAGGCTGCTAGGGAAAGGCAAGGCTGGCCCCAGGAAGTACTAGCTCAGAAGGCCGGTGAGAGCGTGAATACCATTAAGCGGATAGAGGCCGGAAAGCTCAAACCAAGTATTGAGCTCGCGCAGAGGCTTGAAAGGCTACTCGGCATTAAACTACTGGAGCCCGTGGTAGAAGAACCTGGTGTTTCTTCCTCCAAGCACAAGGAGGAGTTTTTAACTATAGGTGATATTCTAAGTACAGAGGAATCAAAGAAAAAGCAGCATAAGGGAGGTAATTGA